One Methanobacterium sp. DNA window includes the following coding sequences:
- a CDS encoding right-handed parallel beta-helix repeat-containing protein yields MKRFLVFIKGFLFFVLVFSFCSGVVFADVHYVNPGNYKSVLGVAGYSDTIIFRDGVYSVDEPIEVLESWKLFAANPGGAVLRATRSIHTLVDVWSSDVVVSGLVLDGNGLSNYGIHGNYEGHYAINGNFNGNTIINNKRFGVLLTNTNSVFSNNYVANNGEIGIGLLDSPTSTLSGNQVVGSGYTGIYLYNS; encoded by the coding sequence ATGAAGCGTTTTTTAGTGTTTATAAAAGGTTTTTTGTTTTTTGTGTTGGTGTTTTCTTTTTGTAGTGGTGTGGTTTTTGCTGATGTTCATTATGTTAATCCTGGTAATTATAAGTCTGTTTTGGGTGTTGCGGGTTATAGTGATACTATTATTTTTAGGGATGGTGTTTATAGTGTGGATGAACCTATTGAGGTTTTAGAGTCGTGGAAATTGTTTGCAGCTAATCCTGGTGGTGCAGTTTTAAGGGCTACACGTAGTATTCATACTTTGGTTGATGTGTGGAGTAGTGATGTGGTTGTTTCTGGTTTGGTTTTGGATGGTAATGGTCTTTCTAATTATGGTATTCATGGTAATTATGAGGGTCATTATGCAATTAATGGTAATTTCAATGGTAATACTATTATTAATAATAAACGGTTTGGTGTTCTTTTAACCAACACCAACTCCGTTTTCTCCAATAATTATGTGGCAAATAATGGTGAAATAGGAATAGGTTTATTGGATAGTCCTACATCTACTTTAAGTGGTAATCAGGTGGTTGGTTCTGGTTATACGGGTATTTATCTTTATAATTC
- a CDS encoding DUF447 family protein, whose translation MHDLTSIGMKKGLLYETVLSTENPDKTPNAAPIGVICKDKNEIVLYLYEGTQTVENIKSNKIFTVNILKDPLIFVECTIGDLSSDKFKLHENGFYIENTDAFFNAEVKDIKEVQKEDKIGKSKLNIITAQVTEIITKNECVKPLNRAIFAIIESLVYLTRIDKVNEDTSKLYLNRINEMSRLVNRVGGLNDKEAMKKILKHVQEK comes from the coding sequence ATGCATGATCTCACATCTATTGGAATGAAAAAAGGATTACTTTATGAAACAGTGCTAAGTACTGAAAATCCTGATAAAACTCCCAATGCTGCACCTATTGGTGTTATTTGTAAAGATAAAAACGAAATTGTGTTATATCTTTATGAGGGAACCCAAACTGTAGAAAACATTAAGTCAAATAAGATATTTACTGTAAATATCTTAAAAGACCCCCTTATTTTTGTAGAATGTACTATTGGAGACCTATCTTCTGATAAATTCAAACTCCATGAGAATGGTTTCTATATTGAAAATACTGATGCTTTCTTTAATGCTGAAGTAAAAGACATTAAAGAAGTTCAAAAAGAAGATAAAATTGGTAAATCCAAGCTCAATATAATAACAGCCCAAGTAACTGAAATTATAACTAAAAATGAATGTGTAAAACCCTTAAACAGGGCTATTTTTGCTATTATTGAATCTTTAGTTTATTTAACCCGAATAGATAAGGTTAATGAAGACACTTCTAAATTATATTTAAATAGGATCAATGAAATGTCGCGGCTTGTAAACCGTGTTGGCGGATTAAATGATAAAGAAGCCATGAAAAAGATTTTAAAACATGTTCAAGAGAAGTAA
- a CDS encoding DUF2124 domain-containing protein — protein sequence MENVSKFKGLNGNIVAFKEEVKNAEKITFVGMPGVCTPFAELFAYAVRDKESVFITGLDITSAKKIELTPHGMQLSEDADPQADVVALLGGLSMPKSNLKVEDVNDLIAKILKKEGKVIGLSYMEMFKAAGWDKEINFDCIINGTLTGYVAK from the coding sequence AATATCGTTGCATTCAAAGAAGAGGTAAAAAATGCCGAAAAAATAACATTTGTAGGAATGCCTGGTGTTTGTACGCCCTTTGCTGAGCTTTTCGCTTATGCTGTACGAGATAAAGAATCTGTTTTCATTACGGGATTAGATATTACAAGTGCAAAGAAAATAGAACTCACACCACATGGAATGCAACTTTCAGAAGATGCTGATCCTCAAGCAGATGTTGTAGCTCTTCTCGGAGGTCTTTCAATGCCTAAATCAAACCTTAAAGTAGAAGATGTTAATGATCTTATCGCTAAAATTCTAAAAAAAGAAGGTAAAGTGATCGGTTTAAGTTATATGGAAATGTTTAAAGCAGCTGGATGGGATAAAGAAATTAATTTTGATTGCATAATAAACGGGACTTTAACCGGTTATGTTGCAAAATAA